Sequence from the Ochrobactrum vermis genome:
TCCCCGCGCCCACTTGGAGGCAGCACATGAAAGTGGACCGAGAACATCAGCACAAGCATGATACCGACCCAGAAGGTTGGCAGGCTGAAACCCATGATCGACGCGGCTGAAATAGACCGGCTGAGCAGACCATTGTTCGACTTTCCAGCAATCAGACCAAGTGGCAAGCCGATTGCGGATCCGAAAACAAAAGCCGTGAACACCAATTCCAGCGTCGCTGGTAGTCGCTCTGCGATCAGGTGCAGAGCCGGCTGGCTATAAACGTAGGAGACACCAAAGTCGCCATGAAAGACCTTCCACAGGAAGGTGAGGTATTGCTCCCATGCCGGTCTATCAAGACCGAGGGACTTGATCGCCAGATCGATCGCCTCTTGTGAAGATCTCGGATCAATCAGCGCATATACAGGGTTTCCGATCATGTATACGCCAAAGAAAACGAGGATCGACACCACGAAGAGAACGGCGATCGACTGTGCAATGCGACTTATGACGAAGTCCATTGGTCGCTCCTGAAGAGAATGGTTCGGTCGGTTTGTGGTGGTTCAGTCCGATCAGGGTGATGTGGACACAGCGGTCGCAAGCGTGCTTTCGTCGGCGTGGATACGGTAGTCGAGTCCCTTGCGTGTCGCCACGACGACTGCCTGGTAGTGAAGCGGGATCGTCGCAATGTCGTCCATCGCCACCGCCATAGCCTTTTGTTCCAGTGCATGGCGTTTGGATACATCGAGGACCTTCAAAGCCTCTTCAACCATCGCGTCGAGCTTCGAGTTGGAGTAGTGACCTGAGTTGACCGCACCCAGCTGCTTTCCCGGTTCATAGCTGTGCATGATCTGCCACAGCGCCTCGGCCTCACCGCCGGAAGAACTACCCCACCCGAACATGAAGAAACTGAAGCGCTCACCTTTGTGGTCGAGAATTTTTGGGAAATAGACATTGCGCGGCAAGGTCTCGACTTTGACCTTGAGGTTTATCTGCGCCAATTGCTGGCCAACCGCTTGACAGACCCTGGCGTCATTGACATAGTGGTCGTTCGGGCAATGGATCGTTAATCCGAAGCCATCCGGATATCCTGCCTCGGCCAGCAACTTCCTTGCAAGTTCGCGATTATAGGTCGGCACCTGAATATCGGGATTGTATCCGCCGAAGCCGGGAGGAACCATTTGGCTTGCCGGCACTGCAAGCCCATCCATAACGCGATCGACGATAGCCTGCCTATTGATGGCATGGGTAATAGCTTGGCGGACTCTGATATCTTTGAATGGATTATGCTCCAGCGGAACCCCGTTCTTGTCGGTGACGAACGGTGATTGATCGCGCTCGGTGTCCATTGCCATGTAAATGACACGGTCCGAGGTACCGCTGTGGACGGAAATATTAGGATCCTCGCGCAGCCGCTTCACATCTGCGGTGGCCACGGCGTCCGCCACATCAACGCTACCGGCCAGCAATGCCGCCGTGCGGCTGGCATTGTCAGTGATGAACTTGAAAGTGACCTTATCCCATTCGGGTTTCGGGCCGAAATAGCCGTCAAAGCGCTCCACCACAAGATGATCACCAGGCACGTAAGCCGAAAATTTGTAGGGTCCGGCACCCATGGCCGCGGAGAGATTGCTGAAATCTGACGTGGAAGCGGAGGCGGCAATTCTTTTCGGAATGATTGGTATCTGCGCCGCCTGATATGGGAGCGGCGGCAAGGGGCCATGCGTCGTGATACGTACCAAGAATGGGTTGGGAGCTGTGACCGCCTTGATTCCGGCAATCGCACCCGCATAGGGCGCAGCGGCTCCGGGTAGATTTGCGGCACGATTGAATGACGCGACCACATCCTCAGCTGTCACCGGTGTATCGTCATGGAATTTCGCGTCTTCACGCAATTGAAATTCCCAGGTGGTGTCATCAACCGCCTTCCAAGATTTCGCAAGCATGGGCTGCATCTGTGCTTTTTCGTCCGGCTGCAGCAGATAGCCATATGTCTGCACATAATACGCAGCATTGCTGTTGCTCCACATGAAATGCGGATCCATTACCACTTCCGACCTCATGCCGATCTGAAGTTCGGCAGCAGAGGCAGAGCTCGCCATGGTTAAAACCAATGCAAGGACAGCCGATTTCGTTCGTAGTCCAGCCACGTTCGTTCCCCTTTTTTGTTGCTTGGAATTGAAGACCTAGAGCCTGCGCTCGCGGTCGGATATTTTGGGTATCACTTCTGTTGATGGCCGCATCTCTGCCTCCAGAAAGGAAAAGAGGACTTCCTTCTGCCTCTCAAAGAATTGGTCGTCTGGAGCAATTGCGTTGTAGAAGACGTAACCGCGCAGTGTAGACAGCGTGAAATGCATGAGGTCCACGCGCTTGGTCTTGTCTGGTATACTGTCCATAAAGATCGCGCTCCAAAGCCTTTCCAAAGTGGCCTGTGACTGGATCCTGTGTTGCATGACCAAAGTGTGGAGATTTGCGTCCGCGCGCGTTCCCATCACAATTTCCCAAATCGCCATGTAGCGGCGGCCGGCATAGATGCTACCCAATAATTCGATGAACGACTTCCAAGTATGCTCGACCTTCCGATCGTGCGCGAATGCCTCAAGCTGAATCCGGACTTCTTCAAACTGATACTCTACGACAGCGAGGACAAGCTCTTCCTTGGAAGCGAAATGATGCTGCAAGGCGCCAGAGGTTAATCCTGCCCTGCGCGTAATTTCCCCTGTTGTTGTGCGTGCATAGCCCAGCTCCATCAGCGCGGACATCATGCCCTCCAGCAAGGCTTTCCGGGTTTCCTCCCGCCGCTCCCGCTGAGTCCTCCGCGGCGAGCGCTTTGGCGACACTTGCATATTCGTCCCTTTCAATTTACATAAAACATATTATGCATGATGTAACTTACTTTGCAATCCCTTTCGCCAACCAATTCTGCAGCGCCGCACTTACAGCGGCGGGACGTTCCAGCGTGGTCAGGTGGCCACAATCGGAGAGCACAATAAAACTTGCATGGGGGATTTCCGCTGCCATTTCTTCTGCCGCGGCGACGGGCGTCAACAGGTCGTCCCGACCGACCAAGATCATCGTCGGGCAATGGATATGTCTTAGATCGGGCCGCGAATCCGGGCGAGACATGATGACTTGGAGTTGTCGCGAAAATGCTGCAGCGCCTGTCTCAGAAAACATACGTCGTACCGTTGCCGCAAGTTCCGGATCATTCCAGCTCGTACCGCCAACAAGGTACGGTATCATGAGGTCGCAGACCCTATCCATACCCTCTTCTATGGCAAGTTCAAGCAGCCTGCGCCGCCGGACGGTCTGTTCCTGCAATTCCGGTCCGGCCGCTGTGTCAAGTAGCGCAAGGCGGGTTACGCGATCGGGGGCCTGGCGCATGATCTCCAACGCGACATATCCCCCAAGCGAGAACCCGCAGAGCGCGAATCGCCGAGGGGCATCATCCAGGATCGACCGAGCCAATGAGGGTAGATCATCGCAAGCACTATGGTTGGCGACGGAAAACTTCGCTAGCCCTTCGAGCGCAGACGACTGCGGCGCGAAGAGCTCCCATGTGCAAGCCAATCCTGGCACCATAACGACATGCTCAATCATATGCGCAATCACCTCTAAAAATCCAACGGGCGAACGCAAAATAGAACTGAAATCGTGTGGCGTGTGCTCGTTTTGACCGCGTTTGGCGAGAATTTTTTGCGTAAGCCGATTTGTGTACTGCAACGACAACGCCCATCGGCAAGCTTCGGGAGGAACAGGCAAATGAAAAGCAGACGAACCGATCTAGACAGCTTTGATACAAAGATCCTCGACCATCTCCAGCTGGACGCGCGTCGACCCTTGCGGCAGCTCTCCGAGCTGGTGCATCTGTCAACCGCCGCGGTTCAACGACGAATCCGGCGTCTGGAGAATATCGGGATCATCGACACGGTGGTCGCGGTGCTGAACCCCGCAAAGCTCGGCCGATACACCACAATCATTGTTGAGGTGACACTTGAGAGTGAACGCATCGATCTACTTGAAATGACACGCAAATCATTCCTGGCTTGCCCCCAAATCCAGCAATGTTACTACGTGACAGGTGAAACAGACTTCTTCTTAATTCTAACAGTGGAATCCATGGAGCAATATGACGAGATATGTCAGGTACTGTTCCACGATGACCGTAATGTCAGACGGTTCAGGACAGTTGTGTCGATGAAGCGAGTGAAGTCGGGAGTTCGCATTCCCGTCGCGGATCTATCGGACAGGCCGAGTGGAAGCCCCGTGGGCGGGTCATTGACGGGTTAGCGGGCCTTCCAGCTGAAACTGTCGTCGGCGGGTTCCGTTTTCTGCATGGAGGGGCGAGCGGCAAAACCCTGGTGCCATGTAGCCAGCTTCGGTGCGGTGGGGACCAGATCATCAATGAACCCGCGAAAGCGAAGCCAAGAGATAGCGATAGCAATAGTGATTGTCGCAATATTAACTTGGTTTTCCAATTCGTCGGCGACACTTTCCAGATAACTTAGTCCCTGGGAAATTTTCATCTCTCGTCCGTCGCTCCATATGTCGGATGTCGCCGTCCCGAACCTGTGCAAGTCTTCTCGGCAGGCGATGCCGGCTTCCAACATCCCGTCCGCCAAGGCATGCAGTCGGCCGACCCGCCAGCGCATGGACTGGCTTTGCGGAAATAGCGTCGCGCCACAGTCATGGTCCAGAAACTCACAAATGAGTTGCGATCCGAAAAGTACCTCGCCGCCGTCAGCCAACAGCGTCGGCAATTTCATCAAAGGATTGAAGGTGGCAAGCTCGGGGTTTGGCAGATGCGGAGAAACGAGCACCCGCCGCAACTCGATCTTGTCGGCAATCCCAAGCTCGTGAGCGACCACCATCACCTTTCGCACAAAAGGCGAGGTTGGCGAATAAAACAATCTCATCGAGAGGTCGTCCGATCATCCAGCGTAACCGCGTTCCACTCTCGGCGCAACAAGCTCATGATGTGAACATTCCAGGCTTCAGGCCCGACCCGGACGGCGTCGCGACAGGTTCCCTCCCGGACGAAGCCTAGCCGCTCGTAGACGGCGACTGCCGCAGCGTTGAAATCAAAGACGCGCAGTTCAACGCGATGAATGTCGTCCCGGCCGAACGCGATCTCCAACGCTGCCTGAACCAATGGAGCCGCATATCCTTTTCCCCGGGCGTTGGGCGCGATGGCGACGCGACCCAGGGTCGCCTGACCACAGATCGGATCGAAAAGCAGCTCGAAATGCCCGACGACCTGATGTCCGCTCTTGCGGACCGTCCATGCTCTCCATGTCCCCTCCTGATCTGGAGTGTCAAGCAGGGACTGAAATTGCGAATGGTCGAGTGGCGCACGCAAGCGCGGACCAGCCCATTGGACGACGCTCGCCATATCCGGGAACCAGGTCATGAGTTCGGCAACATCATCGGAAGCAAAAGGATCTACAATCAGGTGCATCAGCGTCTCTACCTTCGCAATGAGGTGTTGGCGTCAGTGGTATGATATCCACCGGGGGATTGGGGTACCGATCGATACGAAATCACGTCAACGGCAGGCGCCGTCGCGCGACAGCCGCATAATAGCGGGCGCCGGGAAGCAGGCCGTCATCGTTAAAGTCGTATTTCGGATTGTGCAGAGGTTCGGATTCGACGCCGTTCCCCAGGAAAACAAAACATCCGGGCACATGGTCGATGAAACGGGCAAAATCTTCAGAGGCGGCCATCGGTTGGGCAGCCATGCGAATATTGCCTGCATCGAACACCGTGCCCGCGGCGGCAAAGGCTTCTTCGGCCAATGCCGGTTCATTGAACAGCGGAGCGAATTCACGGCTATAGGCAACTTTCGCTGTTAGATTGTGGCTCAAAGCTATGCCGTCGGCAATGATACGCATTTGCTTTTCGATCTCCGCACTAACCTCGGGACGAAAGCTGCGCGCGTCACCGAGAATACGAGCCAGTCCAGGCAAGGCATTACGGGTGCCGTCTGAAATCAGTTCTGTCACCGAGACGACCGCGATGTCGGCAGCATTCAGCCGGCGAGAGATGATCGTTTGCAAAGAGATAACCAGTGAGCAAGCAGCAACCAGAACCTCGCTGCCACAGTGCGGACGAGCAGCATGGCCGCCGACGCCCCTCAGCACGATCTCGAAATTGTCTTCCGCTGCCATGATGGGACCAGCGCGTGTCTCGAAATGTCCAACCGGTAGACCTGGCATGTTGTGAAGGCCGTAGATTTCCTCGAACGGAAACCGTTGCATCAACCCATCATTCAACATTGCGAGTGCACCTTTTCCCCATTCTTCAGCAGGCTGAAAGATAAAGCGCACGGTGCCGTCAAACCCACCTTCTTCCGCGAGCATCTTCGCGGCACCAAGCAGCATGGCGGTGTGACCATCATGGCCGCAAGCATGCATGACGCCCGGATTTTGTGAGGAATAATCAGCCTGTCCCTGCTCCGTAATGCGTAGCGCATCCATGTCGGCGCGCAAGGCTATGGCGCGATTGCTGCTGCCTCGCTTCAGCGTACCTACAACCCCTGTTCCGCCGACACCCTGCGCAATATCATCAACGCCCAGTGCCTGCAGCTTCGCGGCAACAAAGGCCGCGGTGCGCGTTTCCTCAAATCCTGCCTCCGGATAGGCGTGTAACGCTCGTCGCCATGCCGTCATCTCGCGTTCCAAAGTCTTCATGTCATTCAATTCATGCCCTCCTCGAACCCCTGTCCTCGATACTCCCGAGAGGCAATCAGCCCATGCCACCGGGCCGATCCTTACGCTCCAGCAACCACCTCTGCCGGGCTCATTCCCACGAGTTGCAAGTAACGGCCGGGATCGGTTGCGCCCTCTGTATTGATGACGAGAACGCGGGATGTAGCATCAAGACCAAGTGCCGATTTGTCGGCAGGGGTCGCCACGGCCCGCATAAGGCCGGCCAGCCCTGCACCTCCGCTCTCGCCTGCGACAATCGCCACATCATTTCCGGTAGGACGTGCAAGGCGGTTCATCGCAGCGATAGCATCCTCCTCGTCGATGGTCATGAATGCATCCGCCACACGAACCAGCATCCTCCAGCCCACGCGCGACGGCTCGTAGCATTCGAGCATCGCCATGACGGTCGGCTCACCAGGCTCAACCCTGACCGGATGGCCAGCACGAGCCGACTCGTAGAGGCAGGCCGCTCGCGCTGGATCGACGACGACAAATACCGGGCGCTGCTCACCCAATGCGACAGACAGATGAGCGGCAACAGCCGCCGCGACACCGCCAACGCCGGACTGCACGAAGACATGGGTAGGCAGGTGTGGAACTTGACGCAATATCTCTCGCACCATAACCGTGTAGCCCTGCATGACGAGGGCGGGAATATACTCATAACCTTGCCACGATGTGTCAGAGACGACGATCCAACCGTTATTTGCAGCAATGCGTGCCGTCTCGGCGACAGAGTCGTCATAAGTGCCAGCGACCCGGATCACTTGGGCGCCGAAAAGCGCAATCGCCTCCATGCGTTCGGCGCTGACGCCAGAATGGACGAATATCCTTGCTCTGGCACCAACCAATTGCGCACCCTGTGCCACTGAGCGGCCGTGATTTCCGTCAGTCGCGCAGGCCACCGTCATTGTCGCGGCAACAGCTTTGACAGCGGACGTCTGTAGTTCGGCAATATCGACACGCCGACCAAATCGTCTACCCGCCTCATCAAGCACTAGGCGGATGACCGCATAGGCGCCTCCAAGCGCCTTGAAGCTGCCGAGCCCCAAGCGATGCCCTTCATCCTTGACATAGATCGCGCTGACACCGAGATCGCTCGCTAAAACTGGCAAACAATGCAGTGGTGTTTCGGCGTGATTTTCGCGGTAGGACAAAAAGCGCTCGACTTCCTGCGCCGCCTCTTCGCCGAACATTTCAGCGTCCGAAGACTGGAGCGGACAACCAAAATCAGGGTGTTTGTTTAGAATGGTCACGTTGCCTCCTAGCGTTTCCAACAACGCTAAATCGCGATAGGCGAGAAATTTGCTTCTTATTGCTACGAAGTATGCATGATTTTTTCGCGGAAAAGCCGGGGATGTGGCAGCATCGCATTCTGCTCCAAAGTCCGGAAAATGGCGCGAGACATCGAACCAGAAACACAGCCAAAATCTTGTTCGCCAGTCAGGAGTGAATTCTGCAGAGCTTCATCGACCGCAATGGGGCCGTTTCCGGACGGTCGGGTTTCGGTCAGGGTCAGCGCTAAGCTGCCACTCGGGATTCAACCTCTTCCAGACCTGATCTCTTGCAGAACCTGGGTTTTGAAGTCCACCAGTTTTCGAAAGAGCCATGATCATGTCACACCCGTTAGCTAGTCGTTTGTGATGGACCTTCCGACAACGGCCGTTCGTCGGTGAATCCAGCGAACGCACGGGCGCGACAACGCATTCGAGAAATCCGTGAGGTCACTGCTTTACGCTAGAGGCCTTCGTTACGGGATCCACTACCCCGTTCCTGGAATGAAGCGCCACAACGTGCGACCTCGAATGCCGGGGATGAGGATTGCGGTATTCCTGGACGACTCCTTCTGGCATAGATGTGAGGTGCCCCCGTCAATGGAGAAGATTGCATGCAACCAGGCGCGAGACATACGTGTCCGCGAGCACCTCGAAAGCATTGGGTGGACTGCACTTCGCTTCTGGGAACAGGAAGCGGCCGAGGCTACTGTTGAAAGAGTAGTCTCGGCTGCCGACACCTCAACCCTTGAAGGTTTCACCTCGATGAAGGGCGGGCGCGTCCCGCCCATAAGTAGGTCGCCATATCTTCTCTCGCCCCGGCCGATCCCCGGCTCCGTTGCCGTCTACCATGTGCCGCGTCCAACGGTACGAAAGACGGCGCTCTGGGTATCGCCGTCCGGATAGCAGCATCCGGCAGTGATCCTCACCTTGTATCCGCCCGTGCGCCCGACGATCCGTCCCGCCTCGAATGAAGGGGAAGGAAACCATTCGTTATTGATCTCATCGACCACCTTCAGGATAGCGGGTCGAAGCCGGGCATTTGATATCGCTGATAGTCATGGGCGCTCCTGCTGCTGACCTGCTGCTTGCATGTGAGTTCGTTCGCAACGTTGCTGCAAATCTGCCAGAATTGCAGCAACGCCTGCTTTTTTCTTGACCAGAACATAAGAGAGAAAACTCAGCGGTTGGCGGCCCGCTGCAGGACGTTCAGTGGTCGCCGCTCAAGCTCGAAGCTATCGACCGCAATGAAGCGGTGATCTAGCGCCAGCATTTCGAACAGCCGTGTCTGATCCCAGAGTGGATGAACGACAACTCCCCAACGCGTATTACGGTCATTGAGTGAGAAGATGGGAATGTCCTTCCTGCCGTCGACTGTCGCCACCCTGTTCCCGGGAATGAAGGTCGTGGTGTCATTCGCGAGGCGGTGGGCATTCGAAGACCAGTCCTGGAGCTCGAACGCCTCGTACTTGTCGTCGAAGCCGCATTCGTAGGCAGGCTCGAGGAAGGCGCGGAGGTGGGCAAGGCCGAGCCTCCAGTCGAGAAGACCGTGAAAGTTCCTGTTGTTGTACCTCTGGAGGCACTTGTAGCAGGACGTTCCACAGCGCTCCCGATGCTCCTCAGCGGACACCGCTCTTTGCGGCCAGGCCTTGGAGTCATTCAGAATGCTTCTGATGAGCTTCGGTACAGGAATTCGGCTGTCGGAAAGCAGGTGCCTGCAGAAGCCCGACCCGTTCGGCAGTGCGTCGGCGATCTGCAGATACGGCAGCGCTGTGCCGTCGGGCGAGCGGATGATGTTCGGTGCCAGGGTGTCGAACTCCTCGGGAGCTATGTCAAGCTCGAGGGCCGCCCTCTGGACGATGATCTCCGTGGCCGAGATGGCGGCAGCGCGGACGCTTGTGCGAGATGCCTCACGCCTCTTCATCGAGACGTCCATCTCCAGAATCCTGAGGTTCGGATTCAGCTTCACGGGGCCGATCTGCAGGGAATTGGTGAACTTCGGGGATGCCAGCCACGCCTTCGTGACTTCGTCATCTTCGCCCCGCCAGCGCATTGTATCCTCTGTGATCACATCCGGATCGATCGCCTGCCCCTTGAGTTTCAGCTTGGGAGCGTTCTTAAACCATCCGATCGTCTTGGCGGCGCCGTCATCGACCTCCTGCACTGTGAAGCCCGTGAAGTCGTCCTCCTCGCGGGAACCTGGATTTACGAGATAGATCTCCGAGTTCTCGGCGAAGTTGACCCGGATGTTGTCATCCACGACGTGGGCATCCGGCTTGCCAAGGCTTGCCAGCGTTATGATCTGGCCGACCTTCGAGGCGATGGCCTCACCCGACGGTCTGAAGTCTGTACGGTAGGCGGCAGGGGTGATGCAGCGTATGGGGTCATCGGTCGGCAGCGCGCCGCACTCTTCGCAGGACATGGTGTGCTCGGTGTCTTTCGTCCAAGAACCGCAGGTGCTGCAGAACCTCAGGTAGAAGTCGTCCTTTTGCCAGGGAGTGAACGGTTCCATCGGAGAGTTGAGATCATCCTTGTGCTGGTCGGGAACCTTCAGCAGGCCTGTGAAGCCGACACATCTGTGTCTAAGCTTTTCGCGGGTGCGGACGTTGCCCGGCGCAAAGTCGAAGATGGCCACGTCCTGATCGCGGTCGATCGTGTCCCAGTCAGCCTCCCACTCGTCGCGAGATTTCTTGACTAGGTCGACGTAGAGATTTCGCGAGCGGGTCGGCATCCCGTAGAGGGGCACGAGGCCGCCTTCGGCGAGGGCGGACGCTATTCCGACTGTCTGGTTCCGGAAATCCTTTCTGAGATTCTCGATCTGCCCAAGGAGGCTTTCGGCGGTCACCCTGGCCTCGATCTCAGATTGCTTGCAGCCGGAGACCTCCGAGAGGATGGTCGCCATGACCTTCCGCCGCGCTTCGGTTCTATTGAGGGCGGCCTCCAGCTTGTCCCTCCAGTGTTGGTTTCCACGCAGAACTGAGCCAGTTAGGCAGATAATTTCCATTGAGAACTGAGCCATGTGAACCTTCCCCCCAACGCGGTGAGCGACGGGGGCAGCGGAGTGATCCACATGGGACTTTTAAACATCATCCGGCGCATGGCGCTGCGAGAGAAGCAGTCGATCCGCGAGATCAGCCGGCGCACCGGTCTGTCGCGCAACACGATCGCGAAGTATTTGAGCGCGGGTACGATAGAGCCGACGTTCACGGTACCGGAACGACCGAGCAAGCTTGATCCTTTTGCCGACAAACTCGCGGCCTGGCTGAAGACCGAGACCGGAAAGTCGCGCAAGCAGCGCCGAACACTGAAGCAGCTTCATTCCGATCTGGTGGTTCTCGGCTTTACCGGCTCCTATGGTCGGGTCGCCGCATTCGCTCGTGATTGGCGGGCTGATCGGCAACGTGAGCAGCAGACGACGGGCCGCGGCATATTCGTTCCGCTGTCTTTCCGACCAGGCGAAGCATTCCAGTTCGATTGGAGTGAGGACTATGCCGTGATAGGCGGCGAGCGCACGAAGCTTCAGGTCGCGCATATCAAGCTATCGCACAGTCGCGCGTTTTTTGTCAGGGCCTACCTGTTGCAGACGCATGAGATGCTGTTTGACGCCCATTGGCACGGCTTCCGCGTGTTTGGCGGCGTGCCTGGTCGTGGCATCTACGATAACATGAAGACAGCGGTCGATCGTGTGGGCCGCGGCAAGGAGCGACAGGTCAACATCCGTTTCCTTGCGATGACGAACCATTACGTCTTTGCGCCAGAGTTCTGCAATCCCGCCGCGGGCTGGGAGAAGGGGCAGGTCGAGAAGAACGTCCAGGATGCCCGACCGCGGCTGTGGCAACAGATGCCCGACTTTCCAGATTTGGGGGCATTGAATATCTGGCTGGAACAGCATTGCCAGGACCTGTGGCGGGAGACAGCGCATGGCACCTTGTCCGGCTCGATCGCGGATGTTTGGGCTGATGAGCGGGCAGCATTGATGGCGCTCCCCGCCATGTTTGACGGCTTCGTCGAGCAGAGCAAGCGCGTCTCGCCGACATGCCTGATCACCTTCGAGCGCAATCGTTACAGCGTGCCTGCGTCTTTTGCGAACCGGCCCGTCAGCCTGAGGATTTATCCCGAGCGACTGGTCGTTGCGGCCGAGGGCAATATCCTTTGCGAACATCCGCGGATCATAGAACGCAGCCACGACAAACCGCCGAGGACGATTTACGACTGGCGCCATTACCTTGCGGTCATCCAGCGCAAGCCTGGAGCACTGCGCAATGGCGCACCCTTCCTGGAATTGCCGCTGGCCTTTCGACAGCTGCAGGAGCAGATGCTGCGCCGCCCTGGTGGTGATCGTGAGATGGCCGATATCCTTGCCCTCGTCCTTCATCACAACGAACAGGCCGT
This genomic interval carries:
- the istA gene encoding IS21 family transposase, giving the protein MGLLNIIRRMALREKQSIREISRRTGLSRNTIAKYLSAGTIEPTFTVPERPSKLDPFADKLAAWLKTETGKSRKQRRTLKQLHSDLVVLGFTGSYGRVAAFARDWRADRQREQQTTGRGIFVPLSFRPGEAFQFDWSEDYAVIGGERTKLQVAHIKLSHSRAFFVRAYLLQTHEMLFDAHWHGFRVFGGVPGRGIYDNMKTAVDRVGRGKERQVNIRFLAMTNHYVFAPEFCNPAAGWEKGQVEKNVQDARPRLWQQMPDFPDLGALNIWLEQHCQDLWRETAHGTLSGSIADVWADERAALMALPAMFDGFVEQSKRVSPTCLITFERNRYSVPASFANRPVSLRIYPERLVVAAEGNILCEHPRIIERSHDKPPRTIYDWRHYLAVIQRKPGALRNGAPFLELPLAFRQLQEQMLRRPGGDREMADILALVLHHNEQAVISAVELALDQGVATKMHVLNLLHMLIDDKTTDGPDVDTPQALTLLREPKANVERYDGLRVRIVGGRHAS